AGGATTTCGTCTCACGAATCTTAAGTCGTGTCCCATAGCGATTCCAGGGCTGTGACATTAAATGGTCGAACTCGGCATCTAAATTGATAACGGAAATcttctcgccatcgccatcataCAGTCCGCCCTTTTCTGACAGATAAACAACCTTCAGGGGCTCCAGGGCACGGGcaagctcagcagcagcgacgTCAGCGTTCACGTTAAGGAGATGGCCGTCTTCAGATTCAGCCATTGAGGTGAGGACAGGGATATAGCCAGCCTCAATAGACTTCTCGATAGCATCTTTGTTGACCTTGGTAATCTTACCAACATACTGCCACTTCTCCTTATCAAGATAATCGGCTGTAAAAGCACCGCTGATCGATCGAGTCGCAACACCAAGTTCATCCAGTCGGTTAATAAGCCTCAGGTTCTCTTCAAGAAAAAGCTTGCGAGCAATACCCAAGGTCTTAGCGTCAGTGACTCGGATACCTTCTTCGAACTGGGGCTCAACCCCAGCCGACCTGAATTCCGTGTCAGTATAACGTTGGCCAAATTGAAAGTAGTCACGAACTCGAGCAAAGAATTCAATTGAGGACCAGCTCCATGGACTATCACGGGATAGAGGTCAATACCACTCAGGAATGCCAAGCTTCGACACAGCTCGTCCAAGTATTCGCTAAGAATGGCACCGCCAACCTTGATAACGGCAAACTTCTGGGACTCAACCGAGGTGAAGAGCTTCAGGTACTGCTCGCCCTCCCGCCTGCTGCCAatgctgttgatggtctGCGCAACAATCTCCCGAGTCCTATCGCGGCCAGACAAAGAAGCGAGGGCTTTGGTTGTAGAGAGGGTTCGGTTGACGTTGAGGGATCGGAGCGCAGTCGGAGCGGCAGTCTTGACATTGGAGCGAGCGACGCGGGGAGCGACACGTCCGGCACCAGCGCGGAAGGCTCCAGAAGTGGCGGAAAACATGTTGCTTAAGCCTAGTAACTCGACGATGGCAGGGAGATCGTGCAATGGGAAGAGGGGGAGGGGATGAGGACTGTTGACTCTTTTTGagagagaagatcaagaggcTCCACACGGCAAGATAAGGCCCGGGTGAGTCAGTGGAGACTAAAAAGGTGTAGGGAGcttaaggtaccttacctaggaaCCTGGGGTCACCTCCAATGGAGGGGAGGGGCAATAGGCAGGGCTATCAAGATTTCTTCATGTGTAACCAACTGCATTATGTCTAATTcttctacctaccttaggtatgtTCGTATGACCGTGTGACAAGTCGAGACTGGTCTTtgataggtaaggtagtctTGTTATTGTAACTAACTTGTAATCCCTCAAAAGCTCAACTCGCATATTCCTTAGAGTCATCGTCTCTAACCATCCACCATCGATCCGACACCGCTTGCAGAACCTTAGCTGACCGGGGTCGCCTTGCTGGTCTCCATTGCATCATGACAGAATTTTTCCCATCAAGCTCCATCATGAAAAATATCATACTCCAGCCGTCTCATCGATGGCCTTCAAGTATGGACGAGCAATCATTCTTTGCCTTGAAATTGACATCATCTGTTCATATTTACATCAAAATATCTACTGTACAGTGAAACGACAAatggtaaaaaaaaaaacccatCCATCCGCTGTAGATCTTTCTACCAAGGCAAATTCACCAAGGTCAGTAACACGGCTACATTCCCTGATCCCCTCCTCAAAAAGCtcagatggtgatgaggcaTTATCAATCAGTCGGCGTTATCAATCTACTCCTACCCACAATACCCTTGCACTTACAGAAGAAGCCCACTACCAAATGACGCCAATAGAGGATCCATGGTTCCGGTACGTCGAATCTTGAGCCTGTAAGGGGTCTCTTTCGTTCATCCTCAACGCACAAGATGCCTTTTGTGCAGACAGGTTCCACTTTCGGAGCAACTATTGTTCGAGGCATTGTCTAGTCTAGTTCATCCAAGTACCGGCTACCCACGCCTTAGAAAAGTTTTGTCACAATCGCCATGGGTTTCTATGAAACTGGGGCTTTCGCCGTGCGATAGGAATCTCCTATTAAGAAGTAGACTAACAAGAAGGGATACTGTAGGAATTAGAGAGCTGACCCGATCATCTACTCTCAGAAATCATGAACCGTAACTCGCCCTTCCTATCTTCGATCTGGTAAGCAGACTGCCGCTTCGTTGCGACTAATGACACAACACGAGGAGCCGAGATTGACGACAAAGATCCGCGGAAAGGTATACATCTCAATTAATCGGGGAACGCCTAATCTCAAACATCCAGTCCGGTCTTAAGTTCCAGGAGCCATACTGAGACCTTGTCATCAGTAAGTCACCCTAGGAGCGAAAACTGCCAGCATGACATTGACCGGGGCCCAACGTGAACAAACTCCATCGTGCTCAAATCATATTCCATTGCAATAATGGCCGGTTGCCCAAAAGTTCCATTTCCCATGGTCGTAGCTTGCGATATTCGATGTCGTCATGTCCCAGCGTGTGTATCGTAAGGACCAAGTGGTACCCAAACAGATGATTGGGCTATTAACGAGTAGCCACAACTGGGGAGGATTAGCAAGATCTTCGTCAATACATCTTTGACAGGCCCAAGACATACCAGAGGGgacaatgatgatgaccaGTAGAATGATAATACCGATAATCAGACACATTCGCATCTTCATATCCTTCCACCACATCTGCTTACGGACTCTATTGGCTCCTCGACGGAAACCTTGTGCCGAGACGGCCAAGTTGTCGGTCTTATCCTGAAGAGCATCCAGGCGCTCACCGCGTTGAGAaaccttgttgatgttgtcacgCATCACACCCACGGTGTCATCAATTTGCTGCCGACTGCATTAGTTCAAATCCCAACACTAGAGACATTGCAGCGCTGGTGATGTGAGGTGCGGCATGGGTCGGACACTGGCGTCGCCTGATGGCAAGATTACGAGGACGTTGCGGAAGCCCATCAAGCATTGGCACACTGGGGCAAGTGGCGTTTGGTCGGGTTGCTCGGAACGGATAACATGATGATGCGTAACTGCTCTTGGGCTATTATCGCACGATTTGCCAGTGGCCCGTTGATGCCTCTTCGAAAAATTGCGATTCTATCGCAAATCATTTGTAAATTACCAAAAGGAGGCGTCATCCGTCGTCTGTCACCAAACAGCCTCGTCGCTAGGTGTCGCAATCCATGACCATCCGAAAAACACCAGCGCAGCACGAAAATCATCGAAACAAACTTACAGCTTGTAGCGCCTGCGTTCTAGCATTGCCGCCAGCGCCCTGTTGTTGGGCTCCAGCCTGGCCGCTGGGGATGTAAGGGTCGTAGGGGGCTTCCTGCTCAGGCATTTTGGCTGTGGTTTGGAGATGTTCAAGTCGCTAGGAAATAACAAAAGGGTATCGGTCGAAATAGCGCGAAAGGTTGGAA
The window above is part of the Fusarium musae strain F31 chromosome 6, whole genome shotgun sequence genome. Proteins encoded here:
- the SYB1 gene encoding SNAP receptor, synaptobrevin, whose amino-acid sequence is MPEQEAPYDPYIPSGQAGAQQQGAGGNARTQALQAQIDDTVGVMRDNINKVSQRGERLDALQDKTDNLAVSAQGFRRGANRVRKQMWWKDMKMRMCLIIGIIILLVIIIVPSVVATR
- the ARG6_1 gene encoding Protein arg-6, mitochondrial (EggNog:ENOG41), with translation MFSATSGAFRAGAGRVAPRVARSNVKTAAPTALRSLNVNRTLSTTKALASLSGRDRTREIVAQTINSIGSRREGEQYLKLFTSVESQKFAVIKVGGAILSEYLDELCRSLAFLSGIDLYPVIVHGAGPQLNSLLESAGVEPQFEEGIRVTDAKTLGIARKLFLEENLRLINRLDELGVATRSISGAFTADYLDKEKWQYVGKITKVNKDAIEKSIEAGYIPVLTSMAESEDGHLLNVNADVAAAELARALEPLKVVYLSEKGGLYDGDGEKISVINLDAEFDHLMSQPWNRYGTRLKIRETKSLLDTLPRSSSVAIIHPSDLQKELFTDSGAGTLIRRGDKIQRVSSVNEIGDISKFKETLARDRQGLDAEATVERFVDHLKEKNFNAYYDDGMQCLAVVLPANEERPIATLATLNITKAGWLSNVAENVFAAVKKDHPSLVWTVSEEDENLTWFFEKADGTFNKNGNVLFYYGCDLRSEALIPIYEEFKAHGRAMFGDNLESRLRDAAKTTSETLNASQSRT